Genomic DNA from Alistipes indistinctus YIT 12060:
ACCCCCATATCGGGCTTGACGATTACCAACCGGTAACCCTGCAGTGACAAACCGTACGGAGTCAGCACCTCGCCGCGTCCTGTGGCAATGGCTGGACGATCCGCAATAAAAAAAGAGGTATCGCTGCCGATCTCCGCCGCCAAAGCTTCCATCGTGGAGATGCTCAGCCGGAGACCGAACAGCTGTGAAAGCCCCCTGATGACACAGGCGGCATCGGCCGATCCCCCGCCCAGGCCGGCCCCCATCGGCACCCGCTTGTGCAAATGGATCTTTACTCCGCTGATCGGATAGGCACGCCGCACCTGCTCATAGGCCCGGACACACAGATTTTTTTGTACGGGACCGCCGACGGGCAACCCCGACGAAGTGAACTCCACGCCGGTCGTGCGGCTGCGAATGATCTCCACCGCATCACACAGCCCCCGCACCGGAAACATCAGTGTTTCGAGGTCATGATACCCGTCCGCACGCTTGCTGACAACATGCAGGCCGATATTGATCTTACAACCGGGAAAGAAAATCATAGCGCTAAATTTCAGGTAAAAATAACAAATAAAAATGAATTTATATCTTTGTACCGTTACGGCCGGACAACCCGGCCGCATCCTTGCACAATGGAATTCCGCACACCGCTACATATAAAGCCTTCCCGTTTCAAGATCGGTTACGACACCCCGGGATTGGTGTGCGGTTCATGCTTCGCCGAACGGATCGGACAAAAGATGCTCGCATGCAAAATGCCTGTCACGCTCAACCCGTACGGCCTCCTTTTCAACCCGGCCTCGATCGCGGGCATGCTCGACAACCTCAAAGTATCCAGGTCTTTCTCCAAACGCGACCTGATCCGGCACAACGGTCGCTGGATCAGCCTCCAACATCACGGATCGTTCTCGGCAGACGAGGCGGAGAACCTGCTGCAAGCGATCGAAACCGCGACCCAGCAAGGGCATGAATCACTGGAACGCTCAAATTACCTGATCGTTACATGGGGAACAGCCTGGGTATACGAACATACAGCCACCGGCATGATCGCGGCGAATTGCCACAAACTGCCGGAGAGCGTATTCCGCAGACGACGCCTCACCCCGGAGGAGATCGTAAGGCTGTGGGAAAAACCGTTGAGCACCTACCTCGAGGATAAAGAGGTTATTTTCACCGTCAGTCCGGTACGCCACCTGCGGGACGGACTCGCCGAAAACCAGCTGAGCAAAGCAACGCTGATCGTGGCGGCACATACCCTGCGGGAGCGGTTTGCCAACTGCCGTTATTTTCCGGCTTACGAAATCATGATGGACGATTTGCGGGACTATCGCTTTTACGACCGGGATATGACCCATCCGTCCGAAACGGCTGCCGATTACATCTGGGAACGATTCTGCGAATGGGCGATCGCCCCCGCGGCAACCGGAACCATGCGCCGGATCGAAGCGTTGCAACAAGCGCTCGCACACCGTCCGATCCATCCCGGCAGCGATGCCCACAAGGTTTTCCGGCAACGCCTGCGGGGAGAAATCCAGGCCTTGTCCGAAACCTACCCCGAACTCGATTTCAGCGAAGAGCTGAACTGTTCCGCACACTTCTGATCCTATGAAAACAAGAGGTCATATCACCTGTCCGCGCTGCGGGGCCGACGTAAAAGTCCCGTTATACTGGGCCGTCGGTATCGAAGGTATTTTCCGCTGCCGCGAATGCCGGCTGCCGTTCAAGACCGGTTATAAAATGGGCGCTGTGCTTTCTGCCCTGGGGCTGACACTGGCCGTCGCCACCGTACAGTTACTGGTTTATCTGCTGAGCATCTATTCAATGGCCATCTTCATATTAGCACTGATTCCGCTCTGGCTGGTATACGGATACGGCCTGCGCAAAAGCTATATGCTGTGGAAAATCAGGCGCTATGTCCGTAAGCATCCGCAGGAGGCATCCCCCTCCGAAAACGCGGACGCTCCCGGTTCAAATCGCAAGCTGCCCCGGGACATCGTATTCGACGAAGAAAACGACGAACGCACGGACTCTGCACAAGCAGACCGGTATCCGGACCTCCCGGCGGCTGGAGCGTCCGCCGAGTGGGATGAAGATGGACGGGACTACCGTTTCTAGCCCGATTATTCAACCGTGGTCGACCGCTTTTACAATACTTTTGCTACCTTTGCACATTGTAAAAACCGTCCGCAACGGGATCGGAATGCAAACACACTACCATAGCCGACATACCGCATGAAACCCAAAGCCTTAACCGTCCTGCTGCTCGGCGCATTGTGCGCCGGAAGCGCTTCCGCCCAGACAGGTGCCAAGCCCAAACTCGTGGTCAATATCGTCATCAGCCAGATGCGGGCAGACTATATGGACCGTTTCCAGGACAACTTCTCGGCCGACGGCTTCCGCCGGTTCATGGATCAGGGCGCCTATTTCACCGACGCGCATTACAATTACATGCAGACCAACACGGCCGCCGGACTGGCCACGCTGTCGACCGGCACCAACCCGGACGGACATGGCATCGTAGCCGAAGACTGGATCGATTTTACGACGAACAATCCGGTGAACCTGATCGCCGATCCGTCCGTTACCGGACTGGACTGCGATGCCGGGGTGGGTTGCTATTCGCCGCTGAACCTGACCGCCGCCACGCTCGGCGACCGGCTCAAAGAGAGCGATGCCAAATCCAAAGTAGTCTCGATCGCCGCCACGCCGGTCTCGGCCATCGTCAGCGGCGGCCATACGGCCGACGTATTCTGGATGGATGCGGGCCGGGGCCATTGGATCTCGAGCACCTATTACTTCAAGCAACTGCCGACCTGGGTGACGGCCTACAACAAACAGAACCTCTTCGCCCCGTTCATGGAGCGCAGCTGGGAACCGAGCAAAACGTTAGAAGGCTACAAGAACAGCGAGCACTCAGTGATCGATTTCACACCG
This window encodes:
- a CDS encoding GSCFA domain-containing protein, yielding MEFRTPLHIKPSRFKIGYDTPGLVCGSCFAERIGQKMLACKMPVTLNPYGLLFNPASIAGMLDNLKVSRSFSKRDLIRHNGRWISLQHHGSFSADEAENLLQAIETATQQGHESLERSNYLIVTWGTAWVYEHTATGMIAANCHKLPESVFRRRRLTPEEIVRLWEKPLSTYLEDKEVIFTVSPVRHLRDGLAENQLSKATLIVAAHTLRERFANCRYFPAYEIMMDDLRDYRFYDRDMTHPSETAADYIWERFCEWAIAPAATGTMRRIEALQQALAHRPIHPGSDAHKVFRQRLRGEIQALSETYPELDFSEELNCSAHF
- the ispE gene encoding 4-(cytidine 5'-diphospho)-2-C-methyl-D-erythritol kinase; amino-acid sequence: MIFFPGCKINIGLHVVSKRADGYHDLETLMFPVRGLCDAVEIIRSRTTGVEFTSSGLPVGGPVQKNLCVRAYEQVRRAYPISGVKIHLHKRVPMGAGLGGGSADAACVIRGLSQLFGLRLSISTMEALAAEIGSDTSFFIADRPAIATGRGEVLTPYGLSLQGYRLVIVKPDMGVSTAEAYARVTPHKPEISLTEKLALPVERWRGEIVNDFEESVFSQYPQIGQIKRQLYDLGALYASMSGSGSAVYGIFPRRHEIPTGVFEKMFVYQEDMR